Below is a genomic region from Miscanthus floridulus cultivar M001 unplaced genomic scaffold, ASM1932011v1 fs_772_5_6, whole genome shotgun sequence.
CATGATCAGTAGAGAGAAATTCATACCATGATTAGGCCAACTACTGAATAAAGAAAGTTAGCTCCAAAAACAATTGATGAAAAGGTTTTCTTTGAgattaagggcttgtttggtaggcctcctctccggctccggctccggctcctccagaggagccctgccaaacgttttctcggaggagccgtttttcagtaaaaaacagaggagctgaagccgttttggaggagccacaatttgtggttcctccaaaacggctccggctcctccggaggagcccctcgggaggagccgtgccaaacaagccctaagattTCAGAAACATTCATATTAATTTGTTAGACGCTGAAACTTCAGGTACCACAATGTGTGGCAGCAGCAGAGCAAGAGCACCATCATACCTGCCAGGTTAGTACGTAGGAGCACTAATAAATGTACTGTTCAATGCTCCTGAATAATCCAATGTTATTACTAACTATATATAAGAAACTCAAATATTGTACTAATTTCGTATTAGCGTTCAGAGGCAGAGATGTTTGAGTAATGTTGCCTCCATCATTTGCTAGGAAAGAGCTCCGATGCTTAAAAAGAAAAGATCTGGTTCAGGCATTGGCGGGGAGCTTACCAGCAGGAACCATCCGCTTCAGCTGTCACATTGCAGCAATTGTGGCAGACCCTGATCCTGATGGCAGCAACCGCACCCTTCTTAGGACAATGGACGGCAGCACCATCAAGGCCAATGTACGTACGCAAACGCAACTGTCCCAGGTTCCCAGCTCTTGATCCACGCGTACTGCAGGTCCTGATTGGCTGTGATGGGGCCAACTCGGTGGTAGCCAAGTACTTGGGATTGGGCAGTCCGTCGCATCTTCCTCTCCTGATCATGCTCGGATTGACGAGCTACCCGCACGGGCATCCGTTCGGAACCCAGTTTCTGCGCTTCGCGGGCAACGGTTTCGCCGTTGGGCTCTTGCCTGTCACTGAAAATCTGGTCCATTTCTTCGTCAGTAGGCCAAGCCCTTCCACAGGTATCGCCCTACTCATCATTTACACATCTTGTTCAGAGAGTCAGAGAAGAGAGCTGTGACGATCTGATGTGCAGGCTTCACCGACGAGAGTGCCGCGAGAGAGTACGTGCTCGAGAAGCTCCAGGACTGCCCTGACGAGATCGCGGACATGGTGCGGCGGTGCGACGCAGCGGAGACGAAAACCCTGACCAAAGTGTGGTACCGTTCGCCATGGCAGGTGTTGCTCGGCCGGTTCCAGAGAGGCACGGTGACGGTCGCAGGCGACGCAATGCACGTCATGGGGCCGTACATCGGCCAGGGCGGCTCGGCCTCGCTGGAGGACGCCGTCGTGCTTGCCCGGACGCTGTCGCGGTCGGTGCCGAAcggtgtcgtcgtcgtcgatggAAACGGGAGCACGAGGAGCCGTGAACTGCAAGAGAAGAGGATCAGCGTGGCGTTGGGGGAATACGTCAGGGAGAGGAGGGCAAGGTTGTTCATGCTGTCTCTTGAGTCTTACGTCATCGGAACCTTGCGGATCGCCAAGTCACTCCTGAAGAAGCTTGCCTGCGTGGCCATGCTGACTCTTCTGGGCAGCGAGTCACGTCGCCACGCCAACTACAACTGTGGTCCCCTCTAGTAATATTCGTCAGATGGCGCAT
It encodes:
- the LOC136533024 gene encoding monooxygenase 1-like; this encodes MEEEVHGIVIVGGGICGLATALALHRKGISSLVLEKSETLRTDGVAIGVHANGWRALDQLGLATELRETANIITGYHNVWQQQSKSTIIPARKELRCLKRKDLVQALAGSLPAGTIRFSCHIAAIVADPDPDGSNRTLLRTMDGSTIKANVLIGCDGANSVVAKYLGLGSPSHLPLLIMLGLTSYPHGHPFGTQFLRFAGNGFAVGLLPVTENLVHFFVSRPSPSTGFTDESAAREYVLEKLQDCPDEIADMVRRCDAAETKTLTKVWYRSPWQVLLGRFQRGTVTVAGDAMHVMGPYIGQGGSASLEDAVVLARTLSRSVPNGVVVVDGNGSTRSRELQEKRISVALGEYVRERRARLFMLSLESYVIGTLRIAKSLLKKLACVAMLTLLGSESRRHANYNCGPL